One genomic segment of Stigmatopora argus isolate UIUO_Sarg chromosome 3, RoL_Sarg_1.0, whole genome shotgun sequence includes these proteins:
- the twf1a gene encoding twinfilin-1a, translated as MSHQTGIQAGNDVKDIFASAKSGDEYRVLKIIIEDEQLTLAASKKASKKWDHEYDALVLPLVEDSVPCYLLYRLDSSNNQGYEWIFISWSPDSSDVRNKMLIAATKATLKSEFGGGHIKDEIFATTKDEINLNGYKKHLISQAAPLPLTAAEEELRQIKLHEVDTDISVDSKHQTLQGVAFPMHRDAMAALKRFKEKDINYVQLRIDFDQELICLCSTEATELRDLPSRIPKDFARYHFFLYKHSHEGDCLESTVFIYSMPGYKCSIRERMLYSSCNNPLVEMVENQLMIEIDKKLQIENGDELTSEFMYEEVHPKQHAHKQAFAKPKGPQGKRGGRRITRTPAEGDEDDD; from the exons ATGTCACACCAGACGGGCATTCAAG CGGGCAATGACGTGAAGGACATTTTTGCCAGCGCTAAAAGCGGCGACGAGTACCGAGTCTTGAAGATCATTATCGAGGATG AGCAGCTGACGTTGGCCGCCAGCAAAAAAGCCTCGAAGAAGTGGGACCACGAGTACGATGCCTTGGTGCTGCCCCTGGTGGAGGATTCCGTTCCTTGCTATCTGCTCTACCGATTGGACTCCAGCAACAACCAGGGTTATGAATGGATCTTCATCTCTTGGTCTCCAGACAGCTCTGAC GTGAGGAATAAAATGCTAATCGCCGCCACCAAAGCCACACTGAAGAGCGAGTTTGGGGGAGGCCACATCAAAGATGAGATTTTTGCCACCACAAAG GATGAGATCAATCTCAACGGCTACAAGAAACACCTGATCTCGCAGGCCGCCCCGCTGCCGCTCACTGCAGCTGAAGAAGAGTTGAGGCAGATTAAACTACATGAG gttgataCGGACATTAGCGTGGACAGCAAACACCAGACCCTCCAAGGTGTGGCCTTCCCTATGCACCGCGACGCCATGGCGGCACTCAAGCGCTTCAAGGAGAAAGACATCAACTACGTGCAACTG CGAATAGACTTTGATCAGGAGCTGATCTGCTTATGCAGCACGGAAGCCACGGAACTCCGGGACCTGCCGTCCAGGATCCCCAAGGACTTTGCGCGCTACCACTTCTTCCTCTACAAGCATTCCCACGAAGGCGACTGCTTGGAATCCACGG TCTTTATTTATTCCATGCCCGGCTACAAGTGCAGCATCCGAGAGAGAATGCTTTATTCCAGCTGCAATAACCCTTTGGTGGAAATGGTGGAAAACCAGCTGATGATAGAAATTGACAAAAAG CTCCAAATCGAAAACGGAGACGAACTCACCAGCGAGTTCATGTACGAGGAAGTGCACCCCAAGCAGCACGCGCACAAGCAGGCCTTCGCCAAGCCCAAAGGCCCCCAAGGGAAGCGCGGCGGGCGCCGCATCACCCGAACGCCCGCGGAGggcgacgaggacgacgactAA